GTAtctggtgggttttttgtttttgtttttttcattattctAAGCTTCATTTAGGGTGCTGGTCAGATAGCTCAGTGACAGTGTTGTTGCTAAGATTGAAACCAGGTCCTttgtaagaacagccagtgcttttaagttgctgagctatctctccagtcctgattgattgattgattgattgattgattcattcattcattcatttattcatttttgagccagggtctcagcATGAAGTCCTGGCTAGCCTAAAACtcccactgtagaccaggctggcttcaaactcaatcTTAACTTCTGcatcctaaattctgggattagagGTAAGTGCTACTATGCCAGTGACTGTGatttttattaggaaaaaaaaaaacctccatttttgttttttgtttgtttgttttacataggGCCTCTGTAGCAATGGAACTCTGTTCTACAtgggaaatcctcctgcctcggcctcctgagtgccaggattaaaagcatacaccacCGCCACACATGGCACTCAAAGGACAACCGTTTGTGAGTTGGTTCTCTCCACCTTGTGAAGAGTCCCAGGAATCAAATTCATCTTGGTGGAGGCAAAcagttttaaccactgagccatcttgctgacacTTGACATATTTTTATAAGTTAGAAattaaattcttctttatgtcacatttctacattttcatcACATCTTTCAGATACAGAAACTTGGATAGACTTAAATCTTTGTATGTTAAGAAAAAGGATATTAAAAAGCATGGgtcttttattctttgagatgGCCATTCTGAGAGCAGCCAGCTGGTGTTTGAACCATGAATACTACTTCCTGTCTAGTAGACAGCCCGACttcactgttttcttttgttgttttgtttttttttgtttttttgtttgtttgtttgttttggttttttggatttggttttttcgagacagggtttctctgtatagccctggctgtcctggaactcactctgtagaccaggctggcctggaactcaagagatccgcctgcctttgcctcccagagtgctgggattacaggcgtgcgccaccactgccccgctcttTGTTTGCGTTTGAGACAGAGTTGTACTATGAAGCCAGGCCTGGAATTCTCAGGAatccccttctctctgcttcttttagtgctggaactaaagacaGGTGCCATCAGACCCAGCAAGTGTCACTAGTTAGACATGCACAAGCTGTACCTTGGTCGGAGATATCctaatatatttgcactctaacTGGTTTTACCTGCTTTTCTCCAATGGGTTGTTTGGGTACTGCAATGTATAGACCCATAAACCAGACACCAGATGAAAAGAAacttaaacagaaagaaaaagttgggctggagaaatggcttagtggttaagaggactggctgctcttccataggtcctgagttcaattcccagcatactTCGTggtagttcacagccatctgtaatgggatctgatgccctcttctggcatgtgggTGTACATACAGAGTACTCATacatcaaatcttttttaaagatttttttttttttacttatatgagtgcactgtagtcGTACAGGTGGTTCTGAGTCATCAAatgtttgttgggaattgaactcaggccctgctTGCCTCAGGCCCTGCTCGCTCCAGCCCTGCTGACtacagcccaaagatttattatatgtaagtacactgtagctgtcttcagacacaccagaagagggtgtcagatcacattatgaatggttgtgagccaccatgtagttgctgggatttgaacgcaggacctctgcaagagcagtcagtgctcttaaccgctaagcgatctttccagcccaaataaatctttaaaaaaaagttatactttttttaaaaatactttttgtttttaaggacaggatttctgtgtagccctggctatcctggaactcactctacagatcAGTcaggcctcaaacccagaaattcACTTGCTTTCACCTCCTGGGTACTAGCATTAAAGGTGtggctaccactgcccagctaattaaactttttaaaagatgtttttatgCATACAGGGTGTTTTTCCTGCGTGTGTTAtctgcaccatgtgcatgcaggggTAGCCAGAAGTGGGAGTCAGATCTTTCAGGGCTGGATTACCAATGATGGTTCATTATTGCTAGTGGGTgtcaggaactgaacctgggtcctcggcCAGAGCCAAGTACTCTCATGTCTTCGTATTATTGTTAGGTGTGGTTTTGTAATGTAGAAACCATAAAAATATATGATGTACAAAAATGCAACTGCAATCTCCACACCTGAGGAACATAGGCAGAGGGATCACTCACTGCAAGGTGTATCTCAGTAGCAAATGCATGTTTAAGCATAGTCTGCACAAGGTTCTGGTGTCCTCTGACCAAAAAAGCTAAGTAAATACACAAAATGCTGGGACGCATTTTCTCCATGATCCTACACCCTGATACTACTGCTAAAACTGGGTGTCTGCATTCACAGGTGATAAAAACTAAGGTCCAGAAACccaaatgtggtggtttgaatgaaaatggcccccacaggctcataaaTTTGATATCTGATCCCCAACtgatagaactgtttgggaagaattggGAGTGTGACCTTGTCAGAGGAGGCGTGTCATCAGGGGgtggttttgaggtttcaaacacCAGCCATTCCCAATGAGCTCTTGCCTTGCCGatggatgtaagctctcagctgcttctccagggccatggctgctggcctgctgccatgttccccaccacAGTAGTCATGGACCCCTCTGAGACTAGATGcctcaaataaactcttcctcgaggtgacttggtcatggtgtcttcgcAGCAGTAGGAAAGATAATGCCAGGCCtcatggcacaggcctttaatcccaacacttgggaggatcTCTCTCAGTTCAACCTAGCCTACTCTTaagagtcccaggacagctagggttacataaagagaccctgtcttgaacaaacaaaacaagagaaaaaaaaaagagagaccaaGCTTTTAGAAAATTCAAGGCCCCACCTCTATGATCCATACACTCTTTGGGTAAGTACACAGACAGAACcactaaaacataaacaaaacaaagtaatctCTGTAATAAGCCTCACCCTCACGTTCCCATTTACTTGATGGCCTCCATAAACTGTCAAAATGGCACAAGCCAGCAGTACCACAGAAGCCACGGCGTTTTAGCCCAGCAGGGTTGAAAGGCATCGTGGCCTAGTTCCTGCCATGGATGACACGCGGGCAGGACTTTTGCGTTTTATGCTCTACAGGACTCCTGAGGTCTTCTGCTCTTCTGCGGCCTGGCGCCTGGCACTGCGCAGCTGAAGAAAGCGGTAGGCTCGGACACTGCAGAGGTAACCCCCGTACACGGTGAGCAGCAGCATCGAGGCAGAGAAGGTCTTGTAGCCAATATCGGCCAGCTGCTTGGCAGACGGCATGTTTTCCCCTACAAAGACAGATTGGAGTTGGTCTGCAGGACAGGCCTCGCCTCCTCCCTGGAGAGCCACTCCTTATTTTCATCTTCACCTCAGGGATGCATCCTATGCTGGTGACCCATGTGGCCACTCTTATAAGGGTTAAGCACAGCAGTTGGCAGTTTCAGAGCTTTGAATCACAATGTCTACACCTGAGGTACAGAAGGCGGAAACAGGTACACATGATGGCATCAGAGTCAACACAGGCTCTCCTTATTTGTGCTTAAAAAGTGCCCAGCCTACCCAGACTGCTAGGaagcaaacctgggtcctctggaagaacagcaaagctcttaattgctgagccatctctccagcctcagaaccATATTTTAATCAGACTGCTTATTATGGTAGTCAAATTCTACTCCCATGTTAAGACCTGAAGATAGACTTGAGGATGTGTAACAGTGCCAGAGGCACTTCACCCTGGTGAAAGGCTAGTTTCACCTTGTTCACTGATAAAGAAGGTCTGAGTATGATTTAAGTGGGATGTAGCCCAGTGTAACAGACAGGAAG
This portion of the Apodemus sylvaticus chromosome 17, mApoSyl1.1, whole genome shotgun sequence genome encodes:
- the LOC127667247 gene encoding LOW QUALITY PROTEIN: cytochrome c oxidase assembly protein COX14 (The sequence of the model RefSeq protein was modified relative to this genomic sequence to represent the inferred CDS: deleted 2 bases in 1 codon), producing MPSAKQLADIGYKTFSASMLLLTVYGGYLCSVRAYRFLQLRSARRQAAEEQKTSGVLEHKTQKSCPRVIHGRN